The sequence TGGTAGTTGTTGCGGAAGACCCAGTTGTGCGAGGCCTGCTGGTAAAACTGCTCGTACGTCGTCACCCACTGCGCCGCGAGTGCCGTCGGCAGGGTGAGCGTTGTGCAGATCACGGCGGCGGCCACAGCATAGCGCGCGGCCCGTCGGGCCATGCGGCCCCCAAGAGTGCGGATGTTCGACATTAGCGCTTCCTCCACGGCAAGCCGACTACGTAGGCGCCGCCAACGGTGGCGAACCAGCCCTTGTCATCTCCGGACAGCCGCGAGCCAGCGCCCACATCGAGCGCGACACGCGGTGACAGCTGCACGCGCGTGCCCACCGCGGCGTTCCACTCGAGCGGCTCGTCCGCATGCAACGGCTGACGGACGAACACTTCACCCGAGAGCAGCATCGAGCGCAGTGGCAATGGGCGGTCGACCGACACGCCACTGAGCCACCGCGATAGCTCCGACGCGCCTGCACCAACGGCATCCGCGCCGCCCGCGGCTGCCACCGGTGCGTCACCTGCCGTGTACTGCCCATTCACGTGAAAGCGCGCCCACCGAAACGTCTTCGTCGCGATGCCCTTGACGCTTGCATATGTCTCGTCGGCGGCGAGCCCACCGACGGGTGCCAGCACGCTGGCACCGATGGCGAGCGCCGGAATGCGAGTCTCGGTGTTCAGGTTGTAGAGCACCGATGCGTCGAGCCCGGTGATGCCCACGGTTTTGCCGCCTACGCCGGCATCGAGAAGGGCAATGGGCAGGCCGATCTCGACTTGTGTGCGGCGGAAGAGGCCGTAGGCGAGCTCGGGCTCGATGCCCCAGCTGTAGACGCCGCGACGGTTTCGTTCGAGGCGGAGCGGGGCCGCCTGGATCTCGAGCGCCCGGCGCTCCACTGCATAGGCGTCCTCGATCTGCAGCGGACGGCCCGCGTCGGTGTTGTAGTAGTCCGTCTGGGCAAGTGCCACCTTGGGCAGGCTCACAGCGGAAAGGGTCAGGGCGGCGGCCAGCGCGGCGCGCTGGGGCCAGCGGTTTATCGCAATCATGGGACGAGAAGTGGTCGTTGTGGGTGGCGCAGGTGTCGACCGGGCCCAGTACGTTTTGCTGGACGTAAATCATGCCACCGGATTTCGGAACTGCAGGACCCTGCGTTTTGATGAACACGGTGTTTCGGGTGGTGCAGCCGCTAGGCAGCCCGGGCAGTGGGCGTACTTCCCAACAGACAGAGGATCTCCTCCGGCGTCGTCTGGGCGCGATCTCGCGCGTTCCATCGCCGCACTTCGCGGTACCGTGAGATCTTCTCGAGCGTCTCCCCATCCGAACGCACCCACGACTGGAGCGGCGCGGGGCGAGGACCCCACCATCCGAGTTCGTGGAACGCTTCATCGAAGACGATCATGACAGGAATGGAACGAGTTCCGCTGGTGCGATGCGCGTCCATGAGGTCTGGGTTCGCATCGCGCGCGGGAATCTTCACGTCCAGCGTTTCGGACGCTCGTGCCAACGTGGCAAGGGCCGGGATCGAGCTCACTTCGTCGCCGCACCAATCCTCGAGCAGCACCAACGGATGCCGCCGTCTGGTGAGCTGATTGGCTCGGTCGACCAGGTCGTCGGCCGCCACGCTGCCCCGGGCAAACGATGCACAGAGTAGCTGATTCGCTGCCGCGACGGCGACGAACTGCTCTATCGTCAGCGCGTGTTCGTATCGCGCGAGCATGGACGCGTTGTCTACAGCATGGTCATACATAGGACACTCCGTTGCGTGATCGGCACATGGCTGATCAGCGGCTGTGCTTGAACATGAGGTCGACCAGCTCGTCGTACATCGACTCCGCGGCGGCGTCCGTCGATTGGATGGCCGAATTCGCGCAGTGCTTCAGGTGGTTGCGCATGAGCTCCCTGGACACGCTGCGCAGTGCCTCGTGGATTGACGAGATCTGCGTCATGATGTCCGCGCAGTAGCGGTCTTCATCGACCATGTTCTGGATGCCACGCACCTGACCTTCGATGCGGCGCAGGCGCTTGATGTTGCGCTCCTTCACCGCACCGTCGACCGCGACGGCCTTCCGTCCTTGTTTCGCCGCATCTTCATGAACCC comes from Gemmatimonas sp. and encodes:
- a CDS encoding metal-sensitive transcriptional regulator: MDTAPDAPGMSGTSAASCGCGVHEDAAKQGRKAVAVDGAVKERNIKRLRRIEGQVRGIQNMVDEDRYCADIMTQISSIHEALRSVSRELMRNHLKHCANSAIQSTDAAAESMYDELVDLMFKHSR
- a CDS encoding thioredoxin family protein; protein product: MYDHAVDNASMLARYEHALTIEQFVAVAAANQLLCASFARGSVAADDLVDRANQLTRRRHPLVLLEDWCGDEVSSIPALATLARASETLDVKIPARDANPDLMDAHRTSGTRSIPVMIVFDEAFHELGWWGPRPAPLQSWVRSDGETLEKISRYREVRRWNARDRAQTTPEEILCLLGSTPTARAA